In Anaerobranca californiensis DSM 14826, one genomic interval encodes:
- a CDS encoding Nif3-like dinuclear metal center hexameric protein codes for MNTKEIMDLALQLAGLDEVPEDSGIIVEGENIKKVAIGVDMELAEMLLAKDLGVDLVITHHPKGGSPMINLHKVMKSQIDRMVEAGVPINKAQKALAEKVGQVERGLHVSNYDRVVSAAKLLKMPFMGIHTPTDILAEKKVQSHLDQALKDKPKATLDDVIKALEELPEYQKTQAKPVIRVGSKDDYVGKVFVTMAGGTGGGANVAKAYFEAGVGTLVCMHMPEDVIKAVKEQNIGNVVVAGHMASDSVGINQFIKALEEKGLEVIRMSGVVNPE; via the coding sequence ATGAACACAAAGGAAATTATGGATTTAGCTTTACAATTGGCAGGACTTGATGAAGTGCCAGAAGATTCTGGGATCATTGTAGAAGGGGAAAATATTAAAAAAGTTGCTATTGGTGTAGATATGGAGCTAGCGGAAATGTTGCTAGCTAAAGATTTAGGGGTAGACTTAGTTATAACCCACCATCCTAAAGGTGGTAGTCCAATGATCAATCTCCATAAAGTTATGAAATCCCAAATTGATCGGATGGTAGAAGCCGGTGTACCAATAAACAAAGCCCAAAAAGCCTTGGCTGAAAAGGTAGGTCAAGTGGAAAGGGGATTACACGTTTCTAACTATGATAGGGTAGTATCTGCTGCCAAGCTTTTAAAAATGCCTTTTATGGGGATTCACACCCCTACAGATATCTTGGCTGAGAAAAAGGTTCAAAGCCATTTAGATCAAGCTTTAAAGGATAAACCTAAAGCAACTTTAGATGATGTAATTAAAGCATTAGAAGAGCTCCCTGAATACCAAAAAACTCAAGCAAAACCAGTTATTCGGGTGGGAAGTAAAGATGATTATGTAGGGAAAGTATTTGTAACTATGGCTGGCGGTACCGGTGGAGGAGCCAATGTTGCTAAAGCATATTTTGAAGCTGGGGTAGGTACATTGGTTTGCATGCACATGCCAGAAGATGTCATTAAAGCTGTAAAAGAACAGAATATAGGTAATGTTGTGGTAGCAGGTCACATGGCCTCTGACTCCGTTGGTATTAACCAATTCATCAAAGCCTTAGAAGAAAAAGGACTAGAAGTTATTAGAATGAGTGGTGTCGTTAATCCAGAATAA
- a CDS encoding DUF6754 domain-containing protein, producing the protein MSDFLVMNRLILFIFTIVMSIAMILIIKSAKGGKKPFVRKINGLEAVDEAVGRATEMGRPVHFSPGISSLGEQTAAQTLAGLSVLGYVSKLTAKYDTPLIVTIRIPEILPISEEIVKQSYLAEGKPDAYNPNNIRFLSDEQFAYAAGCLGIMTREKVATNIMMGAFWAESLIFAEGGFAAGAIQIAGTANTHQLPFFIAACDYTLIGEELFAAGAYLSQDPLQLGSIAVQDIGKLIAIILIVIGTITTTFDWTVITDFISKYSM; encoded by the coding sequence ATGTCTGACTTCTTAGTTATGAACCGACTAATTCTTTTCATCTTTACTATCGTTATGTCTATAGCCATGATCCTAATCATCAAATCTGCAAAAGGAGGTAAGAAGCCCTTTGTAAGGAAGATCAATGGTCTTGAAGCCGTTGATGAAGCAGTGGGTAGAGCCACGGAAATGGGTAGGCCAGTTCACTTCTCCCCTGGAATTTCCAGTTTAGGAGAACAAACAGCCGCTCAAACCCTAGCGGGTCTATCAGTATTAGGTTATGTTTCTAAATTAACTGCTAAATATGATACACCACTAATAGTAACAATTAGAATTCCAGAAATTTTACCGATCTCTGAAGAAATTGTTAAACAAAGCTATTTGGCAGAAGGTAAACCTGATGCTTACAATCCAAATAACATTCGTTTCTTATCAGATGAGCAATTCGCTTATGCCGCCGGTTGTTTAGGTATCATGACCCGGGAAAAAGTAGCCACTAACATCATGATGGGAGCATTTTGGGCTGAATCTCTAATCTTTGCAGAAGGTGGATTTGCCGCCGGTGCAATCCAAATTGCCGGTACAGCCAACACTCACCAATTACCATTCTTTATCGCTGCCTGTGACTATACCTTAATAGGTGAAGAGTTATTTGCAGCAGGGGCTTATCTATCCCAAGATCCATTACAACTTGGCAGTATAGCTGTTCAAGACATCGGTAAGCTAATAGCTATTATTTTAATAGTCATTGGTACTATTACCACAACTTTTGACTGGACTGTAATTACTGACTTTATCAGTAAATACTCAATGTAA